One region of Citrus sinensis cultivar Valencia sweet orange chromosome 6, DVS_A1.0, whole genome shotgun sequence genomic DNA includes:
- the LOC107175081 gene encoding probable LRR receptor-like serine/threonine-protein kinase At3g47570, which produces MSDLPPSLATAPVAPAAPGLPDLFVYDLPASTSNTAKNLLDVSKIELFNGENFKCWQEMVFHVLDVHNLVDYLQSSPPEEGTEDYDKKLQTWNAAFEEGDRAALQAFKSMIAHDPQRILNSWNDSRHFCEWEGVTCGRRHRRVIALDLMSKALSGSLSPHIGNLSFLREINLMDNTIQGEIPPEFGRLFRLTVLSLGQNKLVGSIPFEFVFLYKLKGLSLHKNNLTGGISPFLGNLTFLELVSLSYNSFEGNIPDSLGQLKELKSLAIGVNNLSGKIPPSICNLSFLVNFSVSQNQIHGSLPSCLGLNFPNLKFFQIDQNFFTGFIPVSLSNASKLEVIQIANNSFSGKFSVNFGGMKNLSHLILQSSNLGSGESDEMGFINSLANCSKLRVLSFGRNQFRGVLPHSITNLSSQLQVLFLGFNQLYGSIPSGIGNLVNLYLLAMEQNQFIGTIPQEMGKLLNLQGLDFGGNHFSGKIPSTLGNLSSISEIVLSNNNLSGVIPSSLGNLKRLALLEMSGNDLSGSIPEEIFNISSLSNSLILAQNHIVGSISPRIGNLKALRIFDVSSNDLSGEIPSELGLCSSLEDIYLVGNYFHGSIPSFFSNLKSIKKVDLSRNNLSGQIPIFLETLSLEYLNLSFNDFEGKLPTKGIFANASAISIVGYNRLCGGIPELQLPKCTDNKSSSQKISRRLKIIISIVSAFSGLVMVSFFIFYWHKWRREPSRQPSRPMTTKTFPKMSHKSLFKETDGFSSTHLIGVGSFGSVYKGLLVEDGTIVAIKVINLQRQGASQSFKAECKALKNIRHRNLVKVITSCSSIDFQGNDFKAIVYEYMLNGSLEKWLHPEAVAQRDEEIEIQKLTLLWRISIAIDVASALDYLHHHCQEPILHCDLKPSNILLDNDLTAKIGDFGLARIFHQAVSNPALTSSVGVRGTIGYAAPEYGLGSEVSTNGDVYSYGILLLEMVITKKPTDVMFEGDLNLHNSARMDLPDRVMDIVDPILLNDGEILISTDKHKQRQARISSRLECLISLIRIGVACSMESPQDRMNMTNVVHELQSVKKILLECETISTSKQI; this is translated from the exons CCTTTGAGGAGGGAGATCGTGCAGCCCTCCAGGCCTTTAAGTCAATGATTGCTCATGACCCTCAAAGAATCCTGAACTCATGGAATGATTCTCGCCATTTCTGTGAATGGGAGGGCGTTACATGCGGTCGCAGGCACAGACGAGTCATAGCCCTTGATCTGATGTCAAAAGCCTTGAGTGGCTCATTGTCTCCTCATATTGGCAACCTCAGCTTCCTGAGAGAGATCAATCTTATGGATAACACTATCCAAGGTGAAATTCCTCCTGAATTTGGGCGTCTGTTCAG GCTCACAGTACTATCTTTAGGACAAAACAAGCTAGTAGGAagtattccatttgagtttgTCTTTCTATACAAACTCAAAGGACTATCTTtacacaaaaacaatttgaCAGGAGGCATCTCTCCCTTTCTCGGGAATCTAACATTCCTCGAACTTGTGTCTCTATCTTACAACTCTTTTGAAGGAAATATTCCAGATTCATTGGGTCAATTGAAAGAGTTGAAAAGTCTTGCAATTGGCGTAAACAACCTCTCCGGTAAAATCCCTCCTTCCATTTGCAATCTTTCCTTCCTTGTCAATTTTTCGGTGtctcaaaatcaaatccatggGAGTCTTCCATCATGTTTAGGTCTTAATTTTCCTAATCTCAAATTCTTCCAAATCGACCAAAACTTCTTCACTGGATTCATTCCTGTATCTTTATCCAATGCTTCAAAACTAGAAGTTATTCAAATTGCGAATAACAGTTTTTCTGGAAAATTTTCAGTCAATTTTGGAGGCATGAAAAATCTTTCACACCTAATTTTACAATCTAGTAATTTAGGAAGCGGGGAAAGTGATGAGATGGGgtttattaattctttggCCAACTGTAGCAAATTGCGAGTTCTAAGTTTTGGTAGAAATCAATTTAGAGGAGTATTGCCACATTCAATAACTAATCTGTCAAGTCAACTTCAAGTTTTGTTCCTTGGGTTTAATCAGTTATATGGAAGCATACCTTCAGGGATAGGTAACCTTgttaacttatatttattagcGATGGAGCAAAACCAATTTATAGGCACAATTCCTCAAGAAATGGGTAAGCTTTTGAACTTACAGGGCTTGGATTTTGGAGGCAACCATTTCTCAGGGAAAATTCCTTCCACTCTAGGAAATTTGTCATCAATAAGTGAAATTGTATTaagcaataacaatttatCCGGAGTCATCCCTTCTAGTCTTGGAAATTTGAAACGATTGGCACTTTTAGAAATGTCTGGAAATGACCTCAGTGGATCTATCCCAGAAGAGATTTTCAATATATCCTCTCTTTCAAATTCACTGATTTTAGCCCAAAACCACATTGTTGGATCTATATCTCCAAGAATCGGTAATCTAAAAGCTTTGAGGATTTTTGATGTGTCTAGTAATGACTTATCTGGTGAAATTCCAAGTGAACTTGGTCTTTGCTCTAGTCTTGAAGATATTTATCTAGTGGGAAACTACTTCCACGGATCTATTCCTTCATTTTTCAgtaatttgaaaagtattaaAAAGGTTGATCTTTCTCGGAATAATTTGTCTGGCCAAATTCCAATATTCCTCGAGACTCTTTCTCTGGAATATCTTAACTTATCCTTCAATGATTTCGAGGGAAAACTACCAACAAAAGGAATTTTTGCAAATGCAAGTGCAATATCAATTGTGGGTTATAATAGACTTTGTGGGGGCATACCTGAATTGCAGCTGCCCAAATGCACCGATAATAAATCAAGTAGTCAGAAGATCTCTCgaagattgaaaataataatctcaATTGTAAGTGCCTTTTCAGGACTAGTCATGgtgtcatttttcattttctattggCACAAATGGAGGAGGGAGCCTTCCAGGCAACCTTCAAGACCAATGACAACAAAAACATTTCCAAAGATGTCTCATAAAAGCCTCTTCAAAGAGACTGATGGGTTTTCTTCAACACACTTGATTGGAGTGGGTAGCTTTGGCTCAGTGTATAAGGGATTACTTGTTGAAGATGGAACTATTGTTGCAATCAAAGTGATTAACCTTCAACGCCAAGGAGCTTCTCAGAGTTTCAAGGCTGAATGCAAAGCCTTGAAAAATATCCGTCATAGAAATCTTGTCAAGGTCATAACTTCATGCTCAAGTATTGATTTTCAAGGTAATGACTTTAAGGCTATTGTTTATGAGTACATGCTAAATGGGAGTCTTGAAAAATGGTTGCATCCAGAAGCAGTTGCACAAAgagatgaagaaattgaaattcagAAACTCACCCTTCTTTGGAGAATAAGCATCGCAATTGATGTGGCATCTGCACTAGACTATCTTCATCACCACTGCCAAGAACCAATTCTCCATTGTGATCTAAAGCCAAGCAATATCCTTCTCGATAATGACTTGACTGCTAAAATTGGTGATTTTGGACTAGCTAGAATTTTTCATCAAGCAGTCTCAAATCCAGCTTTAACCAGCTCCGTTGGTGTAAGGGGAACAATTGGCTATGCAGCCCCAG AGTATGGCCTTGGAAGTGAGGTGTCAACAAATGGAGATGTTTATAGTTATGGAATATTGCTATTAGAAATGGTGATAACAAAAAAACCTACAGATGTTATGTTTGAGGGGGACTTGAATCTTCACAACTCTGCAAGAATGGACTTGCCTGATCGCGTGATGGATATTGTGGATCCAATACTTCTAAATGATGGTGAAATTTTGATTAGCACTGATAAACATAAGCAAAGGCAAGCAAGAATCAGTAGCAGATTAGAATGTCTCATTTCTCTAATTAGAATTGGAGTTGCTTGTTCAATGGAGTCACCGCAAGATCGAATGAACATGACAAATGTTGTCCATGAGTTACAATCGGTCAAGAAAATTCTCCTTGAATGTGAAACTATTTCAACAAGCAAACAAATATAA